From the genome of Xiphophorus couchianus chromosome 6, X_couchianus-1.0, whole genome shotgun sequence, one region includes:
- the neurod6b gene encoding neurogenic differentiation factor 6-B isoform X1, translating into MLTRGDKLTLPFEVPHMMCEPRFGANYPRESLPDSLQQPERQQRPTARSDPQMMREAEDDLSDREEDEREDDQDENGLQKKRGPRKKRPGKEQVDRAKLRRHEANARERSRMHGLNAALESLRKVVPCYSKTQKLSKIETLRLAKNYIWALSETLSAGKRPDLLAFVQTLCKGLSQPTTNLVAGCLQLNARNFLTDHNGEVMFSGRSPYEAMYSYTSSDMNSPPGHSGGALDTASKPFRHYSYSSAYETYFENPSPDSGSPHFDGQLSPPMNFNGIFSLKHDDPQDYGKSSHYGVRYCGAPGRSALASNSMYRVSPEARFPYDLHVRSQSFQTQGEVNGSYHN; encoded by the exons ATGCTGACCAGAG GAGATAAGTTGACACTGCCATTCGAGGTACCTCATATGATGTGTGAGCCGCGCTTTGGTGCCAACTATCCCCGCGAAAGCCTGCCTGACAGCCTGCAACAGCCGGAGCGACAACAACGCCCCACAGCCAGATCCGACCCTCAGATGATGAGGGAGGCCGAGGACGACCTTTCCGACAGGGAGGAAGACGAAAGAGAGGACGACCAGGACGAGAACGGGCTACAGAAGAAACGGGGGCCGCGGAAAAAGAGGCCCGGCAAGGAGCAGGTGGACAGGGCCAAACTCCGGCGCCATGAAGCCAACGCCCGGGAGCGCAGCCGAATGCACGGCTTGAACGCCGCGCTGGAGAGTCTGCGCAAAGTTGTGCCGTGCTACTCGAAAACTCAGAAACTGTCCAAGATCGAGACGCTAAGACTGGCAAAAAATTACATCTGGGCCCTATCAGAGACCCTGAGCGCGGGGAAGAGACCGGACCTCCTCGCTTTTGTGCAAACTTTGTGCAAAGGATTATCTCAGCCTACCACCAACTTGGTGGCGGGCTGTTTGCAGCTGAATGCCAGAAATTTTCTCACGGATCACAATGGAGAGGTGATGTTTTCGGGCAGGTCGCCCTACGAAGCTATGTACTCGTACACCAGCTCGGACATGAACTCGCCCCCGGGCCACAGCGGCGGCGCGCTGGACACCGCCTCCAAACCTTTTCGACACTACAGCTACAGCAGCGCCTACGAAACTTACTTCGAGAACCCGTCCCCGGACAGTGGGAGCCCGCATTTTGACGGCCAGCTGAGCCCCCCGATGAACTTCAATGGAATTTTTTCCCTAAAACACGACGACCCGCAAGATTATGGGAAAAGCAGCCACTATGGCGTGCGCTACTGTGGCGCGCCAGGGCGCTCGGCCCTCGCATCTAACTCAATGTACCGAGTCTCCCCAGAGGCCCGTTTCCCCTACGACCTGCACGTCCGCAGTCAGTCCTTCCAAACGCAGGGGGAAGTCAACGGCTCTTACCACAATTAA
- the neurod6b gene encoding neurogenic differentiation factor 6-B isoform X2 has protein sequence MMCEPRFGANYPRESLPDSLQQPERQQRPTARSDPQMMREAEDDLSDREEDEREDDQDENGLQKKRGPRKKRPGKEQVDRAKLRRHEANARERSRMHGLNAALESLRKVVPCYSKTQKLSKIETLRLAKNYIWALSETLSAGKRPDLLAFVQTLCKGLSQPTTNLVAGCLQLNARNFLTDHNGEVMFSGRSPYEAMYSYTSSDMNSPPGHSGGALDTASKPFRHYSYSSAYETYFENPSPDSGSPHFDGQLSPPMNFNGIFSLKHDDPQDYGKSSHYGVRYCGAPGRSALASNSMYRVSPEARFPYDLHVRSQSFQTQGEVNGSYHN, from the coding sequence ATGATGTGTGAGCCGCGCTTTGGTGCCAACTATCCCCGCGAAAGCCTGCCTGACAGCCTGCAACAGCCGGAGCGACAACAACGCCCCACAGCCAGATCCGACCCTCAGATGATGAGGGAGGCCGAGGACGACCTTTCCGACAGGGAGGAAGACGAAAGAGAGGACGACCAGGACGAGAACGGGCTACAGAAGAAACGGGGGCCGCGGAAAAAGAGGCCCGGCAAGGAGCAGGTGGACAGGGCCAAACTCCGGCGCCATGAAGCCAACGCCCGGGAGCGCAGCCGAATGCACGGCTTGAACGCCGCGCTGGAGAGTCTGCGCAAAGTTGTGCCGTGCTACTCGAAAACTCAGAAACTGTCCAAGATCGAGACGCTAAGACTGGCAAAAAATTACATCTGGGCCCTATCAGAGACCCTGAGCGCGGGGAAGAGACCGGACCTCCTCGCTTTTGTGCAAACTTTGTGCAAAGGATTATCTCAGCCTACCACCAACTTGGTGGCGGGCTGTTTGCAGCTGAATGCCAGAAATTTTCTCACGGATCACAATGGAGAGGTGATGTTTTCGGGCAGGTCGCCCTACGAAGCTATGTACTCGTACACCAGCTCGGACATGAACTCGCCCCCGGGCCACAGCGGCGGCGCGCTGGACACCGCCTCCAAACCTTTTCGACACTACAGCTACAGCAGCGCCTACGAAACTTACTTCGAGAACCCGTCCCCGGACAGTGGGAGCCCGCATTTTGACGGCCAGCTGAGCCCCCCGATGAACTTCAATGGAATTTTTTCCCTAAAACACGACGACCCGCAAGATTATGGGAAAAGCAGCCACTATGGCGTGCGCTACTGTGGCGCGCCAGGGCGCTCGGCCCTCGCATCTAACTCAATGTACCGAGTCTCCCCAGAGGCCCGTTTCCCCTACGACCTGCACGTCCGCAGTCAGTCCTTCCAAACGCAGGGGGAAGTCAACGGCTCTTACCACAATTAA